A portion of the Juglans microcarpa x Juglans regia isolate MS1-56 chromosome 1D, Jm3101_v1.0, whole genome shotgun sequence genome contains these proteins:
- the LOC121235956 gene encoding cyclic nucleotide-gated ion channel 1-like, translating to MDSKRNNFVRFQSWSSEKSSSFEHQHSMNDRKYSRNSSRATFDRFFESFWRGFGRGSETNKSLKNNQISIPSHVDGQPRKDHSGPKKTKILDPQDQFLQTWNKIFVLSCVISVALDPLFFYTPVLKVNGKKKCLSFEWDKTLAIIASVLRSVTDAFYAIHIYFQFRTGIIPPSRVFGRGELIDDPMAIAKRYLSTYFIIDILAILPCPQVVVFLAPKRGVLSLKEMLKAVIFSQYVPRLLRIYPLYVEVTRTSGILTETAWAGAAYNLFLYMLASHVVGAFWYLFGIERQVACWRKMCKNITSCLHHGFYCTAYNLSERHGDLDKISQFCRIVEPDDQKENSTNDPFDYGIFTKVLKSGVVESKYFLDKLSYCFWWGLRSLSSLGQNLDTSTYFWEIVFAVSIAIAGLVLFSLLIGNMQKYLQSTTVRVEEMRVRKTDAEQWMSQRMLPTELRERVRRYEQYKWLETRGVEEENLIRNLPKDLRRDIKRHLCLDLLMKVPMFRKMDQQLWDPLVDRLKPVLYTQNSYIVREGDPVDEMLFIMRGNLATFTTNGGITGFFNTADLGAGDFCGEELLTWALYAQSSTTFPLSTRTVVAKAEVQAFALMAEDLKTVASQFRKLHSKELQHTFKCYSQQWRTWAACFIQSAWHRYSKKNHERALRDAENRLQFALANEAGISASLGATIYASMFAARLLRALRRPKGGRSSTRAPQRVLQLLPPKPTVPDFSVEGY from the exons ATGGATTCCAAGCGAAATAATTTTGTAAG GTTTCAAAGTTGGAGTTCGGAGAAATCTTCCAGTTTTGAGCATCAACATTCCATGAACGATCGAAAATATTCAAGAAACAGTTCTAGAGCTACATTTGACAGATTTTTTGAGAGTTTTTGGAGAGGATTTGGGAGAGGGTCTGAGAcaaataaaagtttgaaaaacaaCCAAATAAGCATCCCTTCTCATGTAGATGGTCAGCCACGAAAAGATCACTCAGGTCCTAAGAAGACTAAAATCCTTGATCCTCAGGATCAATTTCTTCAAAcatggaacaaaatatttgtgCTTTCTTGTGTGATATCAGTGGCATTGGACCCACTCTTCTTTTACACCCCAGTTTTGAAGGTGAATGGGAAGAAGAAATGCTTAAGCTTTGAATGGGACAAAACTCTGGCGATTATTGCTTCTGTTCTTCGTTCAGTTACAGATGCTTTCTATGCAATACATATATACTTTCAGTTTCGAACTGGAATTATCCCACCTTCTCGTGTGTTTGGAAGAGGAGAGTTGATTGATGATCCTATGGCAATCGCAAAAAGATATTTGTCCACATACTTCATTATCGACATTCTGGCAATCCTTCCCTGCCCACAG GTGGTAGTATTTTTGGCACCGAAAAGGGGAGTGCTATCGTTGAAGGAAATGTTGAAGGCAGTAATCTTCTCCCAATATGTGCCGAGGCTTTTGCGGATCTACCCACTATACGTAGAAGTAACTAGGACCTCTGGCATTCTGACTGAGACAGCATGGGCTGGAGCTGCTTATAATCTTTTCCTCTACATGCTAGCTAGTCAC GTAGTTGGAGCCTTTTGGTACTTGTTTGGCATAGAACGTCAGGTTGCTTGCTGGAGAAAAATGTGCAAGAACATTACAAGTTGTCTACATCATGGTTTTTACTGTACTGCTTATAACCTGAGTGAACGTCATGGCGATTTGGATAAAATTAGTCAGTTTTGTCGTATTGTCGAACCAGATGATCAGAAGGAAAACTCAACAAATGATCCCTTCGACTATGGAATATTTACTAAAGTTTTGAAGTCTGGAGTGGTGGAGTCAAAATACTTTCTAGACAAATTGTCTTACTGCTTCTGGTGGGGATTGCGTAGTCTGAG tTCTCTTGGCCAAAACTTGGATACAAGTACGTATTTCTGGGAGATAGTCTTTGCTGTTTCCATAGCCATCGCTGGGTTGGTCTTATTCTCATTACTTATAGGCAATATGCAG AAATATCTGCAGTCCACAACTGTGAGAGTAGAAGAAATGAGAGTGAGGAAGACTGATGCCGAACAGTGGATGTCCCAACGTATGCTCCCTACCGAATTAAGGGAGCGGGTTAGACGATATGAACAGTACAAGTGGCTAGAAACAAGAGGTGTGGAGGAAGAAAATCTCATCCGTAACCTTCCTAAAGATCTCAGAAGGGACATAAAGCGCCATCTTTGCCTTGATCTTCTTATGAAG gTGCCCATGTTCAGAAAGATGGATCAACAACTGTGGGATCCGCTGGTTGATCGTCTCAAGCCAGTACTTTACACACAGAACAGCTACATTGTTCGTGAAGGGGATCCAGTGGACGAGATGCTCTTTATCATGCGAGGAAACCTAGCCACTTTCACTACCAATGGTGGAATAACTGGTTTTTTCAACACTGCCGATCTTGGAGCCGGTGACTTTTGTGGAGAAGAGCTTCTTACTTGGGCCCTATATGCCCAGTCGTCGACCACATTCCCCCTTTCAACAAGAACAGTGGTGGCAAAAGCAGAGGTTCAAGCCTTTGCTCTAATGGCCGAGGATTTGAAGACTGTGGCTTCTCAGTTTCGGAAACTTCACAGCAAGGAGTTGCAGCACACTTTCAA GTGCTACTCCCAACAATGGAGAACATGGGCAGCCTGTTTTATCCAATCAGCTTGGCACCGCTACTCTAAGAAAAACCATGAGAGAGCTTTGCGTGATGCTGAAAATAGACTACAATTTGCTTTGGCAAATGAAGCTGGGATCTCGGCAAGTCTTGGTGCAACTATTTATGCATCAATGTTTGCGGCCCGTTTACTTCGAGCCTTGCGAAGACCAAAGGGTGGACGCAGCAGTACCAGAGCGCCACAAAGAGTGCTACAGCTACTACCACCGAAGCCTACTGTGCCAGATTTCAGTGTTGAAGGTTATTAA